In the genome of Porphyrobacter sp. ULC335, one region contains:
- a CDS encoding class II histone deacetylase: MMWHDAGPSVAVLPARGIYQPGVHFESAETKRRLKNLMDGYELTPRLKPVPFAPAALADILAVHDAAYVERVQRLSSGSGGDAGEFALVGPGTYEIALLAAGGAMAALAAVASGEVRNAYALCRPPGHHAGPTMGRGFCIFNNVAIAIHHLRNTSDVRCVAVIDWDVHHGNGTESAFLTDSETLVISVHQDGLYPMARGGTDAVGEGAGVGFNINVPLPAGSGGGAYLHAIDQIVLPALDAFDPEILIVSCGFDACAMDPLAAMMLSSAHYRLMTEKLLVWSDHRINGRVCFVHEGGYSAEYVPFCGLAVVEALSGVSTGCIDPFAPMIDAMPGQELQSHQRAAIDAARAAAPLLRPVC; the protein is encoded by the coding sequence ATGATGTGGCACGACGCGGGGCCGTCGGTCGCGGTCCTACCCGCGCGGGGAATCTATCAGCCGGGCGTCCACTTCGAGAGCGCTGAAACGAAGCGTCGCCTGAAGAACCTCATGGACGGTTACGAACTCACACCCCGCCTCAAGCCCGTACCTTTCGCCCCCGCTGCCCTCGCCGACATTCTTGCGGTTCATGATGCCGCCTACGTCGAGCGCGTGCAGCGGTTGAGCTCAGGCAGCGGCGGCGATGCAGGCGAATTCGCGCTGGTTGGCCCGGGCACTTATGAGATCGCCTTGCTCGCTGCTGGCGGGGCGATGGCCGCACTGGCGGCTGTGGCCTCCGGTGAAGTCCGCAACGCCTATGCACTCTGCCGTCCGCCCGGGCACCACGCCGGGCCGACCATGGGCCGCGGGTTCTGCATTTTCAACAATGTGGCGATTGCCATTCACCACTTGCGCAACACTTCCGACGTGCGGTGCGTAGCCGTGATCGATTGGGATGTGCATCACGGAAATGGAACCGAGAGCGCATTTTTGACCGACAGCGAGACGCTGGTCATTTCGGTACATCAGGATGGCCTCTATCCGATGGCACGCGGAGGAACAGACGCTGTCGGCGAAGGCGCCGGAGTTGGCTTCAACATCAACGTCCCGCTTCCGGCAGGTTCGGGCGGGGGTGCATATCTCCACGCGATCGACCAGATTGTGCTCCCGGCGCTCGACGCGTTCGATCCTGAAATCCTGATTGTATCGTGCGGTTTCGATGCCTGCGCCATGGATCCGCTTGCGGCAATGATGCTCAGTTCGGCCCATTACCGCCTTATGACCGAGAAGCTTTTGGTCTGGTCAGATCACCGGATCAACGGGCGCGTATGCTTCGTGCATGAGGGCGGATATTCTGCCGAATATGTTCCCTTTTGCGGGCTCGCCGTGGTGGAAGCGCTGAGCGGCGTGTCGACCGGATGCATTGATCCGTTTGCGCCGATGATCGACGCGATGCCGGGGCAGGAGCTACAATCGCACCAAAGAGCGGCCATCGACGCCGCACGCGCCGCTGCGCCGCTGCTGCGACCTGTATGCTGA
- a CDS encoding TetR/AcrR family transcriptional regulator has protein sequence MSDSAVADVRQQIIDRAKTLFQTEGYGAVSMRRLAAETNRGVATIYEYFPSKADLLRHVWADFFDEIFSQISDASQGKIGLAALKAMATAYAEYWFEHPDRFRMVFFNEDRSEQGEPLFVHRFSMESRLHPLLTAIEEGQAAGEIIPGDPVTLLQVLVGFVHGAALNLITISEFEWVERDQLISTALRLLERQASTSDRL, from the coding sequence ATGAGCGATTCTGCGGTTGCGGACGTGCGCCAACAGATCATCGATCGCGCCAAGACCCTCTTCCAAACAGAAGGTTATGGTGCTGTCTCGATGCGGCGACTGGCTGCCGAAACGAACCGCGGTGTCGCCACGATTTACGAGTATTTTCCCTCAAAGGCGGACTTGTTGCGCCACGTCTGGGCAGACTTCTTCGATGAGATCTTCAGCCAGATATCGGATGCCAGCCAAGGAAAGATCGGGCTTGCGGCCTTAAAGGCGATGGCGACCGCTTACGCCGAGTATTGGTTCGAGCATCCAGACAGGTTCCGAATGGTGTTCTTCAATGAGGATCGGTCCGAGCAAGGAGAGCCGCTGTTTGTTCATCGTTTTTCGATGGAGTCCCGGCTGCATCCCTTGTTGACCGCGATCGAAGAAGGCCAAGCAGCGGGCGAGATCATACCTGGCGATCCGGTAACACTGCTACAGGTTCTGGTCGGATTTGTGCATGGCGCCGCATTGAACCTGATCACAATCAGCGAATTTGAATGGGTGGAACGCGACCAGCTCATAAGCACGGCGCTGCGTTTGCTTGAAAGACAGGCTTCGACGAGCGATCGTCTTTGA
- a CDS encoding Arm DNA-binding domain-containing protein, giving the protein MLSVAKIRSLKAGPKPTKHADGGGLFLLSNPDRKKFWRLSYRFCGKAVMARVRAERDRFVGLVVEDVEGWPDAHKISGSARFTAPDRLILDDGTAIEAGRVVIATGSRAVWPAAWNALGDRLIINDDVSDWDDLPGSFNGFLAIRRHSESDPIADVDRRSRECRIGL; this is encoded by the coding sequence ATGCTTAGCGTTGCGAAAATCCGCAGCCTGAAGGCCGGCCCCAAACCAACCAAGCACGCCGATGGCGGAGGCTTGTTTCTCTTGTCGAACCCCGACAGAAAGAAGTTCTGGCGACTCAGCTACCGCTTTTGCGGCAAGGCCGTGATGGCCCGGGTCCGTGCCGAGCGCGACCGCTTTGTCGGCTTGGTGGTTGAAGATGTCGAAGGCTGGCCGGATGCCCACAAGATCAGCGGATCAGCCCGCTTCACTGCCCCCGACCGTCTGATCCTGGACGATGGAACCGCAATCGAAGCTGGGCGCGTGGTGATCGCAACCGGATCGCGTGCCGTCTGGCCTGCGGCATGGAATGCGCTGGGCGATCGGCTCATAATCAATGACGATGTCTCCGACTGGGATGACTTGCCCGGCAGCTTCAACGGTTTTCTCGCCATAAGGCGACATTCTGAAAGCGACCCCATTGCGGACGTTGACAGGCGCAGCCGTGAATGCCGAATAGGATTATGA
- a CDS encoding polysaccharide deacetylase family protein: MTSGSMLQPPPAGRSAAFAPGFGQRVLLTVDTEEEFDWKGPFRRDGYGLTHIPAIARFQTFCERIGAQPVYLVDWPVVQDARAVEIIGDAVRRGCAEVGVQLHPWVNPPFDEEVSGHNSFAGNLPRDLEAAKFMALRDAIEAAFGAAPLIYRAGRYGLGPHTADLLKQAGIRIDTSVRSLFDYTAQGGPDYSRHPLAPYWVDGAMRLLELPVTSVHSGLLRGAGRPLQRFAEPLFRAMGVLSRLGLLEHIALTPEGVSIEEGLRGVDIAVRAGLPVLVLSLHSPTLAPGHTPYAADASGVEALYAWLEAVYRHLAARGVQSCTVADIIAATGG, translated from the coding sequence ATGACCTCAGGCTCGATGCTCCAACCCCCGCCAGCAGGGCGCAGTGCTGCCTTTGCCCCCGGCTTCGGCCAGCGGGTGCTGCTGACAGTCGATACCGAAGAGGAATTCGACTGGAAAGGCCCCTTCCGCCGCGACGGGTACGGCCTGACCCATATTCCCGCGATTGCGCGCTTCCAGACCTTCTGCGAGCGGATCGGCGCGCAACCGGTCTACCTCGTCGACTGGCCGGTCGTACAAGACGCACGCGCTGTGGAGATCATCGGCGATGCGGTGCGGCGCGGCTGCGCCGAGGTCGGCGTGCAGCTCCACCCCTGGGTCAATCCGCCCTTTGATGAGGAGGTGAGCGGCCACAATTCCTTTGCCGGCAACCTGCCGCGGGATCTTGAAGCGGCCAAGTTCATGGCGCTGCGCGATGCGATCGAGGCAGCTTTCGGGGCCGCCCCGCTGATTTACCGCGCCGGACGCTACGGGCTGGGGCCACATACGGCCGATCTGCTCAAGCAGGCTGGAATCCGGATCGACACCTCCGTGCGATCACTCTTCGATTACACGGCCCAGGGCGGACCGGATTACAGCCGCCACCCGCTTGCGCCCTACTGGGTCGATGGCGCGATGCGGCTGCTGGAGTTGCCGGTGACGAGCGTCCACTCGGGACTTCTGCGCGGCGCGGGGCGTCCCTTGCAGCGCTTTGCCGAACCACTCTTTCGAGCGATGGGCGTGCTGTCGCGGCTTGGCTTGCTGGAACATATCGCGCTGACCCCCGAAGGCGTTTCGATCGAGGAGGGCCTGCGCGGCGTGGACATTGCCGTGCGTGCCGGACTGCCCGTGCTGGTATTGTCATTGCACAGCCCCACGCTTGCCCCGGGCCACACTCCCTATGCCGCCGACGCATCGGGGGTAGAGGCGCTCTACGCCTGGCTTGAAGCGGTCTACCGGCACCTGGCAGCGCGCGGCGTGCAAAGCTGCACCGTCGCAGATATCATTGCTGCAACCGGCGGATAG
- a CDS encoding histidine kinase dimerization/phospho-acceptor domain-containing protein yields MFFDDRLATVLRQRATGEASLRTKYRQLLDLLGKERLHERGQDQSLMAAAWLRMDALAEAIPADTRARIIREPGWRFRSPDLASHLADHEPEVAAAALTRADLTSEDWAALIPRLPVRARGFLRLRRDLPVDVEALLARLGVHDRGLPAPTPAAATSPDAEPVKDIVTPITRAASASDPIPLRKVPAAPAQVSARNRDDAGRTEISALVERIAQFRRERGDNPVDSERSPRLPLGEVTERPERVVSNFGFVSDTNGRISWATSDVAPMVVGSRLFSATPGGGDSAEGAGIARAFARRQPIARGPISLSGAPAIAGEWIIDAEPRFSEEGHFTGYFGRFRRVPKAAAIPAGAEAREADRIRQLLHELRTPVTAVQGYAEVIQQQLFGPAPHEYRALAAAIAADAARILAGFEELDRLARLETGVIWTEPGEADLAALVRRTAAQLDPVLAPQNAGLALGFAETTTMLIGIDPDDAEALVWRLLASLGAACAPGETIAVRLNPLIGGGRAMAQLRCTLPARLAAEDNLFAATTRAAEGAINPGLFGSGFALRLARAEARAASGGLAREGDAIVLTLPLFSEDANLPGAVGA; encoded by the coding sequence GTGTTTTTCGATGACCGCCTTGCCACCGTGCTGCGCCAACGCGCCACAGGCGAGGCGAGCCTGCGTACGAAGTACAGGCAATTGCTCGATCTTCTCGGCAAGGAACGTCTCCATGAGCGGGGGCAAGACCAGAGCTTGATGGCAGCCGCATGGTTGCGGATGGATGCTCTGGCCGAAGCAATCCCTGCGGACACGCGCGCGCGCATCATCCGCGAACCCGGCTGGCGTTTCCGCAGCCCCGATCTCGCCTCGCATCTCGCCGATCACGAGCCTGAAGTAGCGGCCGCAGCGCTCACCCGGGCCGATCTCACCTCGGAGGACTGGGCCGCGCTGATCCCGCGCCTGCCTGTACGTGCGCGCGGTTTTTTGCGTCTGCGCCGCGACCTGCCGGTTGACGTCGAAGCGCTGCTGGCGCGCCTCGGCGTGCATGATCGTGGCCTGCCTGCCCCCACCCCCGCTGCCGCCACTTCTCCGGATGCAGAGCCGGTTAAAGACATTGTGACTCCGATCACACGTGCCGCGTCAGCCAGTGACCCGATCCCGCTGCGCAAGGTGCCTGCCGCGCCGGCCCAGGTCTCCGCCCGCAACCGCGACGATGCCGGTCGCACGGAAATCTCCGCACTGGTCGAGCGTATCGCCCAGTTCCGGCGCGAGCGCGGCGACAATCCCGTCGATAGCGAACGCTCGCCGCGCCTACCCCTTGGCGAAGTGACCGAACGGCCCGAACGTGTCGTCTCCAATTTCGGTTTTGTCTCGGATACGAACGGCCGGATCAGCTGGGCGACCAGCGATGTGGCACCGATGGTGGTGGGGTCCCGCCTGTTCTCCGCAACTCCCGGCGGCGGGGATAGCGCCGAGGGTGCAGGGATCGCCCGTGCATTCGCTCGCCGTCAGCCGATCGCACGCGGTCCTATCAGCCTGTCCGGCGCACCTGCCATCGCCGGAGAGTGGATCATCGATGCCGAACCGCGCTTCAGCGAGGAAGGCCATTTTACCGGCTATTTCGGCCGCTTCCGCCGTGTGCCCAAAGCCGCCGCCATCCCTGCCGGTGCAGAGGCGCGCGAAGCCGACCGCATCCGCCAGTTGCTGCACGAACTGCGCACGCCTGTCACCGCGGTTCAAGGCTATGCCGAGGTGATCCAGCAGCAATTGTTCGGCCCTGCTCCGCATGAATATCGCGCGCTTGCAGCCGCGATTGCCGCCGATGCCGCGCGCATCCTTGCTGGCTTCGAGGAGCTTGACCGGCTGGCGCGGCTCGAGACCGGCGTCATATGGACCGAGCCGGGCGAGGCCGATCTGGCCGCGCTGGTACGCCGCACCGCCGCGCAGCTTGATCCGGTGCTTGCGCCGCAGAATGCGGGCCTCGCGCTTGGCTTTGCCGAAACCACGACGATGCTGATCGGGATCGACCCTGACGATGCTGAAGCGCTCGTCTGGCGTCTCCTGGCGAGCCTCGGAGCGGCCTGTGCACCGGGCGAGACGATTGCGGTCAGGCTGAACCCGTTGATCGGCGGCGGCCGTGCGATGGCGCAATTGCGCTGCACCCTTCCCGCCCGGCTTGCGGCGGAGGACAATCTGTTCGCAGCCACAACCCGCGCGGCGGAAGGGGCGATCAATCCCGGGCTGTTCGGATCAGGCTTTGCCTTGCGCCTTGCCCGGGCCGAAGCGCGTGCGGCAAGCGGCGGGTTGGCGCGTGAAGGCGACGCGATCGTGCTCACCCTGCCGCTCTTCAGCGAAGACGCAAACCTGCCCGGCGCGGTGGGCGCGTAG
- a CDS encoding Lrp/AsnC family transcriptional regulator, whose protein sequence is MANLDDIDRRLLSELQAEGRVTNVELAQRVGLTAPPCLRRVRGLEEDGVIRGYHADLDPSKLGFAITVFAMVSLKSQAESSLREFEEHMRALPEVRECHMLNGEIDFILKIVSKDLQSFQEFLTGKLTPAPNVESVKTSLTIRTAKQEPGVPL, encoded by the coding sequence GTGGCCAATCTCGACGATATCGACCGCCGTTTGCTATCGGAACTGCAGGCTGAAGGCCGCGTGACCAATGTTGAACTTGCCCAGCGGGTCGGGCTGACCGCACCTCCCTGTCTGCGCCGCGTGCGGGGCCTCGAGGAGGACGGGGTGATCCGCGGCTATCACGCCGATCTCGATCCGTCGAAGTTGGGATTTGCCATCACCGTCTTTGCGATGGTCAGTCTCAAGAGCCAGGCCGAATCCAGCTTGCGCGAGTTCGAGGAGCATATGCGTGCACTACCCGAAGTGCGCGAATGCCACATGCTCAACGGCGAGATCGACTTCATTCTCAAGATCGTGAGCAAGGATCTCCAGAGCTTCCAGGAATTCCTGACCGGCAAGCTGACGCCTGCGCCGAACGTGGAAAGCGTCAAGACTTCGCTGACGATCCGTACCGCCAAACAGGAACCCGGCGTCCCGCTGTGA
- a CDS encoding GFA family protein yields MSEATRLTGAVTGRCLCGAVAITVEAMQAEVDVCHCAMCQRWGGAFYAGVKGDVAAVTGEEAITVYRSSEWAERAFCGTCGSNLWYHFLPTGNRSFLAGLFDLPPGFGIERQIFVDEKPDWYDLAQQSPMLTAEQVIAEAEAAGFSFG; encoded by the coding sequence GTGAGCGAGGCAACGCGCCTCACCGGAGCCGTGACCGGCCGGTGCCTGTGCGGCGCGGTGGCGATCACGGTTGAAGCCATGCAGGCTGAGGTCGATGTCTGCCATTGTGCGATGTGCCAGCGCTGGGGCGGCGCGTTCTACGCGGGCGTCAAGGGTGATGTCGCCGCGGTGACAGGCGAGGAAGCGATCACCGTCTATCGCTCAAGCGAATGGGCCGAGCGCGCCTTCTGTGGCACCTGCGGCAGCAACTTGTGGTACCACTTCCTGCCGACCGGCAACCGCAGCTTCCTTGCCGGGCTGTTCGACCTGCCGCCGGGCTTCGGAATCGAACGGCAGATTTTTGTCGACGAGAAGCCCGATTGGTATGATCTTGCCCAGCAAAGCCCGATGCTTACCGCTGAGCAGGTGATCGCGGAGGCGGAGGCTGCGGGCTTTAGCTTCGGTTGA
- a CDS encoding NAD(P)/FAD-dependent oxidoreductase, whose amino-acid sequence MSRKTQIVVVGGGAGGLELVRRLGAKYGRKRHDIILVDKNLSHIWKPLLHEVAAGSLDANLDEVGYRGHCYRWGYRFFQGSLDGIDREAKTISLAPVKDEDGSDLIEAHTIRYDILALALGSVSNDFGVPGVKEHCLYLDSREQADRFRTRLLNHCLRVSRAMMNDPGADEQVRIAIVGGGATGVELAAELYNAAGALRHYGLEVFDESRMHVTLLEAGPRILPALPDKLAAAATHELGQLGVQVRPDVQVVEARPRQLITKTGEVIEADLIVWAAGVKGPEFLSGLGLETNPRNQILVTDTLQTTVDTCIYALGDCASYTPPGEDRPVPPRAQAAHQMAETVFANIVRMQKGRPLTHFVYRDKGSLVSLSRFSTVGSLMGNLIGGSMAIEGRLARFIYTSLYRLHLIGIHGWMKATFLMLVGRVNRIVRPRLKLH is encoded by the coding sequence ATGAGCCGCAAGACCCAGATTGTCGTCGTCGGCGGGGGCGCGGGCGGGCTTGAACTGGTGCGGCGGCTCGGTGCGAAATACGGGCGCAAGCGGCACGACATCATCCTTGTCGACAAGAACCTCTCCCACATCTGGAAGCCCTTGCTGCACGAGGTCGCGGCCGGATCGCTTGACGCAAACCTCGACGAGGTCGGCTATCGCGGGCACTGCTACCGCTGGGGTTATCGCTTCTTCCAAGGCAGCCTCGACGGGATCGACCGCGAGGCGAAGACCATCAGCCTCGCGCCGGTAAAGGACGAGGACGGCAGCGACCTGATCGAGGCTCACACCATCCGCTATGACATTCTGGCGTTGGCGCTGGGTTCGGTATCGAACGATTTCGGCGTGCCGGGGGTGAAGGAACACTGCCTCTATCTCGATAGCCGCGAGCAGGCCGACCGCTTCCGCACGCGGCTGCTGAACCATTGCCTTCGCGTCAGCCGGGCGATGATGAACGATCCGGGCGCGGACGAGCAGGTGCGCATCGCCATCGTCGGCGGCGGCGCAACGGGCGTGGAACTTGCGGCCGAGCTCTACAACGCGGCTGGCGCGCTGCGGCACTACGGCCTTGAGGTGTTCGACGAGAGCCGGATGCACGTGACCCTGCTCGAAGCCGGGCCACGCATTCTGCCTGCCCTGCCCGACAAGCTCGCTGCTGCCGCGACCCACGAACTGGGCCAGCTGGGCGTGCAGGTCCGCCCCGACGTGCAGGTCGTCGAGGCGCGCCCACGCCAGCTCATTACCAAGACCGGCGAGGTGATCGAGGCTGATCTGATTGTCTGGGCCGCTGGCGTGAAGGGCCCGGAGTTTCTCTCAGGCCTCGGGCTGGAGACCAATCCGAGGAACCAGATCCTCGTCACCGACACGCTCCAGACCACGGTGGACACGTGCATCTACGCGCTCGGCGACTGCGCCAGCTACACGCCGCCGGGTGAGGATCGCCCTGTCCCGCCGCGCGCGCAGGCCGCGCACCAGATGGCCGAGACCGTGTTCGCCAACATCGTGCGGATGCAGAAAGGCCGTCCGCTCACCCACTTCGTCTATCGCGACAAGGGGTCTTTGGTATCGCTGAGCCGCTTCTCGACCGTGGGGAGTCTGATGGGCAACCTGATCGGCGGGAGCATGGCGATCGAGGGAAGGCTGGCGCGGTTCATCTATACCTCGCTCTACCGCCTGCACCTGATCGGCATCCATGGCTGGATGAAGGCGACCTTCCTGATGCTGGTGGGCCGCGTGAACCGCATTGTGCGGCCACGGCTGAAGCTGCACTAG
- a CDS encoding phytanoyl-CoA dioxygenase family protein, producing MAGRTRGLTGQQLDTHGAALFAGAAREMLPALSDWYDNAPSAPGTRITRLGALAPFLTGDGPIARIAKGLIGPNARPVRAIAFDKSPGANWSLGWHQDRTINVAARVEVPGFGPWTVKQGSPHVQPPFALIEAMITLRIHLDPVTIDNAPLEVALASHRCGYIPEREVSRLVESSQTLACLARPGDVWAYATPILHASQKSTASGQRRVLQIDFSAESLPTPLAWALDISGAV from the coding sequence GTGGCTGGAAGAACGCGAGGTCTGACCGGCCAGCAGCTGGACACCCACGGAGCCGCACTCTTTGCGGGTGCGGCGCGGGAGATGCTTCCTGCGCTGAGCGACTGGTATGACAACGCTCCCTCGGCGCCGGGCACGCGGATCACGCGGCTTGGAGCGCTTGCGCCTTTCCTGACCGGGGACGGCCCGATTGCGCGGATCGCCAAGGGCCTGATCGGGCCGAACGCGCGCCCGGTCCGTGCCATTGCCTTCGACAAATCACCCGGTGCCAACTGGTCGCTTGGCTGGCATCAGGATCGGACGATCAACGTCGCGGCACGCGTGGAGGTGCCCGGGTTTGGCCCGTGGACCGTCAAGCAGGGCAGTCCCCATGTCCAACCGCCGTTCGCCCTGATCGAGGCGATGATAACCCTGCGCATCCATCTCGATCCGGTCACGATCGATAACGCACCGCTTGAAGTCGCGCTCGCTTCTCATCGGTGTGGCTACATCCCTGAAAGGGAGGTGTCGCGGCTGGTCGAGTCCAGTCAGACCCTCGCCTGTCTCGCGCGGCCGGGCGATGTCTGGGCCTATGCAACCCCCATTCTGCACGCCTCGCAGAAATCCACAGCGTCAGGACAAAGACGCGTCCTGCAAATCGACTTCAGTGCCGAGAGCCTGCCTACCCCGCTTGCATGGGCGCTGGACATCTCAGGCGCAGTCTAG
- the accC gene encoding acetyl-CoA carboxylase biotin carboxylase subunit, which yields MGIKRILIANRGEIALRIHRAAHEMGIETVAVHSTADADAMHVRLADHAVCIGPPPATDSYLNIANIISAAEIAQCDAIHPGYGFLSENAKFADIVEAHDIIWIGPKPEHIRTMGDKIEAKRTAGALGLPLVPGSDGAVSDITEAKAIAEAAGYPVIIKAASGGGGRGMKVCNGPDQLETLIQQAGSEAKAAFGDATVYIEKYLGNPRHIEFQVFGDGNGNAIHLGERDCSLQRRHQKVLEEAPSPVISHEERMRMGEVCSKAMRDMGYRGAGTIEFLWEDGEFYFIEMNTRLQVEHPVTEAITGVDLVREQIRIAEGRPLSVTQDELEFHGHAIECRINAEDPFNFAPSPGLVTYFHAAGGMHVRVDSGLYAGYKIPPYYDSMIAKLIVYGRTREGCIMRLRRALEEMVVEGVKTNIPLHQELLRQDDVLNGDYSIKWLEKWLEEREV from the coding sequence ATGGGCATCAAACGCATTCTGATCGCCAATCGCGGCGAGATCGCCTTGCGCATCCACCGCGCGGCGCATGAAATGGGGATCGAGACGGTGGCGGTGCACTCCACCGCCGATGCCGACGCCATGCATGTGCGGCTCGCCGATCACGCGGTGTGCATCGGCCCGCCGCCTGCGACCGACAGCTATCTCAACATCGCGAACATCATCTCGGCGGCGGAAATCGCGCAGTGCGATGCGATCCACCCGGGCTATGGCTTCCTGTCCGAGAACGCCAAATTCGCCGACATCGTCGAAGCGCATGACATCATCTGGATCGGCCCCAAGCCCGAACATATCCGCACGATGGGCGACAAGATCGAGGCCAAGCGCACCGCTGGCGCGCTCGGTCTGCCGCTGGTGCCCGGCTCCGATGGGGCGGTCTCAGATATCACCGAAGCCAAGGCGATTGCCGAGGCGGCTGGCTATCCGGTGATCATCAAGGCGGCGTCTGGCGGCGGCGGGCGCGGCATGAAGGTGTGCAACGGCCCCGACCAGCTTGAAACGCTGATCCAGCAGGCCGGCAGCGAGGCGAAGGCCGCCTTCGGTGATGCGACCGTCTATATCGAGAAATATCTCGGCAACCCGCGCCACATCGAATTCCAGGTGTTCGGCGACGGCAACGGCAATGCCATCCATCTGGGCGAGCGCGACTGCTCGCTCCAGCGCCGTCACCAGAAGGTGCTGGAAGAAGCCCCCTCGCCCGTCATCAGCCACGAAGAGCGGATGCGGATGGGCGAAGTCTGCTCCAAGGCGATGCGCGACATGGGTTATCGCGGCGCAGGCACGATCGAGTTCCTGTGGGAAGACGGCGAGTTCTACTTCATCGAAATGAACACCCGCCTGCAGGTCGAACATCCGGTGACCGAAGCGATCACCGGTGTCGATCTGGTGCGCGAACAGATCCGCATCGCCGAAGGCCGCCCGCTTTCGGTCACGCAGGACGAGCTGGAGTTTCACGGCCACGCGATCGAGTGCCGGATCAACGCCGAAGACCCGTTCAACTTCGCGCCCTCGCCCGGCCTGGTGACCTATTTCCACGCCGCCGGCGGCATGCATGTGCGTGTGGATTCAGGACTTTACGCCGGATACAAGATCCCGCCCTACTATGACAGCATGATCGCCAAGCTGATCGTCTACGGCCGCACCCGCGAAGGCTGCATCATGCGCCTGCGCCGCGCGCTCGAGGAAATGGTGGTCGAAGGGGTGAAGACCAACATCCCGCTGCATCAGGAATTGCTGCGGCAGGACGATGTGCTGAACGGCGACTATTCGATCAAGTGGCTGGAAAAGTGGCTGGAAGAACGCGAGGTCTGA
- the accB gene encoding acetyl-CoA carboxylase biotin carboxyl carrier protein: MANDAGQGSKANGRKSGMNIDTALVRELAELLNETGLTEIEVEDDDRKIRVSRGAVAAAAPVYAAAPAPAAAAPAPAAAAPAPAEPAAPAGPDLKNAVKSPMVGTCYLTPEPGAAAFVSVGSAVKEGDTLLIVEAMKVMNPITAPRAGTVTAILIDNAQPVEFDQPLVVIS, translated from the coding sequence ATGGCAAACGACGCTGGCCAAGGCAGCAAGGCGAACGGGCGCAAATCGGGCATGAACATCGACACCGCATTGGTGCGTGAACTGGCCGAACTGCTCAACGAAACCGGGCTGACCGAGATCGAGGTCGAGGATGACGACCGCAAGATCCGCGTTTCGCGCGGTGCGGTTGCCGCTGCTGCGCCGGTCTATGCCGCCGCGCCAGCCCCGGCCGCTGCTGCGCCTGCGCCTGCCGCTGCCGCGCCTGCCCCGGCAGAGCCTGCTGCACCCGCTGGTCCCGATCTCAAGAATGCGGTGAAGTCACCGATGGTCGGCACATGCTACCTCACGCCTGAACCGGGCGCTGCGGCGTTCGTCTCTGTCGGCTCGGCTGTGAAGGAAGGCGACACTCTGCTGATCGTCGAGGCGATGAAGGTGATGAACCCGATCACCGCGCCGCGCGCCGGCACCGTTACCGCGATCCTGATCGACAACGCCCAGCCGGTCGAATTCGATCAGCCGCTGGTGGTGATCTCCTAA
- a CDS encoding type II 3-dehydroquinate dehydratase: MSNLVYVLNGPNLNLLGTREPEIYGTTTLDDIAGMLEDRARELGLEIEMRQTNHEGMLVDWLHEAQAEGARAVLLNAAAYTHTSIALLDAIKAIRTPVIEVHLSDPKTREAFRHLSYVGMAAALTVEGHGADSYRIALEAVASGAV, translated from the coding sequence ATGAGCAACCTCGTCTACGTCCTCAACGGCCCCAATCTCAATCTCCTCGGCACGCGCGAGCCGGAGATTTATGGCACCACCACGCTCGATGATATCGCCGGGATGCTCGAAGACCGCGCGCGCGAACTGGGCCTCGAAATCGAGATGCGCCAGACCAATCACGAAGGCATGCTGGTTGACTGGCTGCACGAAGCGCAGGCCGAGGGCGCGCGCGCAGTGCTGCTCAATGCGGCGGCCTATACCCACACTTCCATTGCGCTGCTCGATGCGATCAAGGCAATCCGCACGCCGGTGATCGAGGTCCACCTGTCCGACCCCAAAACCCGCGAAGCCTTCCGCCATCTCTCCTATGTCGGCATGGCTGCGGCGCTGACAGTGGAGGGCCACGGCGCGGATTCCTATCGCATCGCGCTCGAAGCCGTAGCGTCGGGCGCGGTGTAA